In a genomic window of Quercus lobata isolate SW786 chromosome 4, ValleyOak3.0 Primary Assembly, whole genome shotgun sequence:
- the LOC115984518 gene encoding putative disease resistance protein RGA4, whose product MAEERAEVVLFNVSAGIIEKAGNLTVQEIGLLWGVKHETQKLSKTVSAISAVLLDAEKKQWNSEVKQWLTTLKDPIYEADDLVDDIFTETSRLQRMTRNKTAKEVSIFFSKSNQLVYGHKMGHKVKAVREKLDAVAADRTFYLVEHLEETQVRNRARETHSFVGAEAVIGRENDKQAIIEILLDSNVEENVSILPIVGIGGLGKTTLAELVFNDEEFKKHFDQKFWVCVSDDFEVRVIVEKIMECAQNEKPRNLEMNTLVNELKKEIDGKRYLLVLDDVWNDNHEKWLSLKNILMSGAKGSRILVTVREERVANIVQTMKPYFLRGLSEHEVWLLFKKMAFENGEEPKNPIIKSIGMEIIEKCRGVPLAIRSIGSLLYFKNPEKDWLSFKDNELLKVTNILQTLKLSYDHLPSYLKQCFTYCCLFPKDYKIHKITLIKMWIAQGFIRSSSLDQCLEDIGHEYFMDLLWRSFFQEVEEDQRGNILQFKMHDLMYDLAKSIAASDSTISYLQEEDIHEKTLHVSFDKTILSSWGIPISSYEARRIRTFHLLGGSRYLDKRLDESTCDAIVSSFKFIRLLDLHDMKIESIPSSIGELRHLRYLDVSYNPIYMLPSSITRLHNLQTLRLFECNIKELPIDINKLVNLTHIDGELHLTHMPRGLGQLTKLQTLLQFVMSRNSSLDFKHHGGLKELNGLNKLRGTLEIKGLRHGKEAASESKDSNMKEKIHLQDLTLSWRKEEVDESNVGYNEESLEALLPHGPLSNLQLLYLNGYGGLRFPSAISSLSNLVEFSLYACNKCQHLPPLDQFHSLKTLYLYKMNDLEYISERENNGEFSDSSFLPSLEQLTIQHCPNLKGWWQRQRDSVEEFHNHSLPSFPHLSNLLIQECPKLISLPLFPYLEELVLDKCSLKPLEQTLRMEVINTETPKNLTSIAATSTSSSSTLAASSFIPLSKLKSMEIWIMEETLPKEMMCNLISLQDLTIHNCCGPLPLSRHLTALQYLTVGGSKEVDLTNDGDEMEWHGLQSLRHLHFLYLPNLATLPTLRIWDCPILSKRCEREAGEDWSKIEHIPDLRIDRRPIIQ is encoded by the exons ATGGCGGAAGAAAGGGCGGAAGTAGTTCTATTCAACGTTTCTGCGGGAATCATCGAGAAAGCGGGCAACCTCACAGTCCAAGAGATTGGACTACTCTGGGGTGTCAAACACGAGACTCAAAAGCTCAGCAAGACAGTGTCGGCAATCAGTGCTGTGCTACTGGATGCAGAGAAGAAGCAGTGGAACAGTGAAGTCAAACAGTGGCTGACAACGCTGAAGGACCCCATTTATGAGGCTGATGACTTGGTGGATGACATCTTCACTGAAACTTCAAGACTGCAACGGATGACTCGGAATAAGACGGCAAAAGAGGTAAGCATCTTCTTTTCCAAATCCAACCAGCTTGTTTATGGTCATAAAATGGGCCATAAAGTTAAGGCAGTGAGGGAGAAGCTAGATGCTGTTGCAGCAGATAGGACGTTCTACTTGGTAGAACATCTTGAGGAGACACAAGTTAGGAATAGGGCGAGAGAGACTCATTCATTTGTAGGTGCTGAAGCAGTTATTGGGAGAGAGAATGATAAGCAGGCAATTATAGAAATTCTTTTGGATTCTAATGTTGAGGAGAATGTTTCGATTCTTCCTATAGTTGGAATCGGAGGGTTAGGGAAAACCACGTTAGCTGAACTTGTATTCAATGATGAAGAATTTAAGAAACATTTTGACCAAAAATTTTGGGTGTGTGTCTCGGATGACTTTGAGGTAAGAGTAATTGTTGAGAAAATTATGGAGTGTGcacaaaatgaaaaaccaaGAAACCTTGAAATGAACACTCTGGTTAATGAGCTTAAGAAAGAAATTGATGGAAAGAGATACTTACTTGTTTTGGATGATGTATGGAATGATAATCATGAAAAATGGCTTagcttaaaaaatattttaatgagtGGTGCAAAAGGCAGTAGAATTTTAGTGACAGTACGCGAGGAGAGGGTTGCAAATATTGTACAAACAATGAAACCATACTTTTTAAGGGGTTTAAGTGAACATGAGGTTTGGcttttatttaagaaaatggCTTTTGAAAATGGCGAAGAGCCAAAGAATCCAATCATTAAGTCAATTGGAATGGAAATAATTGAAAAGTGTAGAGGAGTCCCTCTTGCCATAAGGAGTATAGgaagtttattatattttaaaaaccctGAAAAAGATTGGTTGTCATTTAAGGATAATGAACTTTTGAAAGTAACTAATATCCTGCAAACACTCAAGTTAAGTTATGATCATCTTCCGTCATACTTGAAGCAGTGTTTTACTTATTGTTGTTTATTTCCAAAGGAttacaaaattcataaaataacaTTGATTAAAATGTGGATAGCTCAAGGGTTCATTAGGTCTTCAAGTCTAGACCAATGCTTGGAAGATATTGGTCATGAGTATTTTATGGATTTGCTTTGGAGATCATTCTTTCAAGAAGTTGAGGAAGATCAAAGGGgtaatatattacaatttaaAATGCACGATCTTATGTATGATCTTGCAAAATCAATAGCAGCATCTGATAGCACCATTTCTTATTTACAAGAGGAAGACATTCATGAGAAAACACTCCATGTATCATTTGATAAAACAATACTCTCATCATGGGGAATTCCAATCTCATCGTATGAAGCAAGAAGGATAAGAACATTTCATTTGCTAGGTGGTTCACGATATCTAGATAAAAGATTGGATGAGTCAACTTGTGATGCAATTGTTTCAAGTTTTAAGTTCATACGCTTGTTGGATCTACATGATATGAAAATTGAATCAATTCCAAGTTCTATCGGGGAGTTGAGACATTTAAGGTATCTCGATGTATCTTATAATCCCATCTATATGCTTCCTAGTTccatcacaagattgcataatTTGCAAACACTTAGACTCTTTGAATGTAACATTAAAGAATTGCCTATTGATATTAACAAATTAGTCAATCTCACACATATTGATGGGGAATTGCATTTGACTCATATGCCACGTGGACTGGGGCAATTAACTAAGCTTCAAACATTGTTACAATTTGTGATGAGCCGGAATAGCTCTTTAGACTTCAAGCACCACGGTGGATTGAAGGAACTCAACGGGCTAAACAAGCTTAGAGGAACACTAGAGATTAAGGGATTGAGACACGGGAAAGAAGCTGCATCAGAATCTAAGGATTCAAATATGAAAGAGAAAATACATCTTCAAGACTTGACGTTATCCTGGAGAAAAGAAGAGGTGGATGAGTCCAACGTTGGGTATAATGAAGAGTCACTTGAAGCCTTGCTCCCACACGGCcctctttcaaatcttcaactaCTGTATTTAAATGGATACGGTGGACTGAGATTTCCAAGTGCGATTTCTTCGCTTTCAAATCTTGTAGAATTTTCCTTATACGCCTGTAACAAATGCCAACATCTTCCACCGTTGGATCAGTTTCATTCCCTCAAAACTCTCTATCTTTATAAAATGAATGATTTGGAGTACATatcagagagagaaaacaaCGGGGAGTTCTCTGATTCTTCATTCCTCCCATCTCTAGAGCAACTCACAATTCAACATTGCCCTAATCTAAAAGGATGGTGGCAACGACAGAGGGATTCTGTTGAGGAGTTCCATAATCATTCACTGCCTTCATTTCCTCATCTTTCCAACTTACTAATTCAGGAATGCCCTAAGCTGATATCCTTACCTCTCTTTCCATATCTCGAAGAGCTAGTGCTGGATAAATGTAGCTTGAAGCCATTGGAGCAAACACTGAGAATGGAGGTGATAAACACGGAAACCCCAAAGAACCTAACATCAATAGCAGCAACATcaacctcttcttcttctacacTTGCCGCTTCCTCGTTCATCCCTCTCTCCAAATTGAAGTCCATGGAAATTTGGATTATGGAGGAAACTCTACCCAAGGAGATGATGTGCAACCTCATTTCTCTCCAAGATTTAACGATACATAATTGTTGTGgtcctctccctctctctcgaCATCTCACTGCCCTTCAGTATTTGACAGTTGGTGGTTCTAAAGAGGTTGATTTAACAAACGATGGAGACGAGATGGAATGGCATGGCCTTCAGAGCCTTCGCCACCTACATTTCTTGTACCTTCCAAATTTGGCCACTCTACCG ACACTGCGAATTTGGGATTGTCCCATCTTATCGAAAAGATGCGAAAGGGAAGCGGGTGAAGATTGGAGCAAGATTGAGCACATCCCAGACTTACGTATAGACAG GAGACCTATCATTCAGTAA